Proteins from one Ciona intestinalis unplaced genomic scaffold, KH HT000075.2, whole genome shotgun sequence genomic window:
- the LOC100177143 gene encoding arginine/serine-rich coiled-coil protein 2 isoform X6, with amino-acid sequence MSESEENATAIQERMKDGASNGNQIAEESSTSEDGKKETAEAAAVKKIKRENLRKRSTSVDRSSSSSSSSSSESEEERKKKKKKYRKRKSRSPKRKHTKSKKSRKSRERSVSSDRSASRRTKERSSPEAERLEKDKKRNSDAENSDSKDNDSKMHRPPTATESRLLKLAETKIVKEKSRSRSKRKSRSRDRRSRSRDRRSRSRDRRSRSRDKKKRSRSRDRTHKSRDRRNVSRERRSRSRDRRRSRDGKRRSRSRDRRNSRSRDRRRSRSRERRRSRSRDRSRRRRSQSRDRRPRSRSRDRRRRRSRSRRSRSSSSSPYRFGFDKAMDSQERLARRLERAKELTRIKQEEEAKKRSETGLVGLKDTELRAAIEKAAQAIMTTSPKDPGSVAVQPSPQMLALKAQAEKATGITIPSYYNPNVINPLSYATQEAKRKKLWSKAEVISLSMFIHVVQIRN; translated from the exons ATGTCGGAAAGTGAAGAAAATGCAACTGCTATCCAAGAAAGG ATGAAAGATGGGGCTTCTAATGGCAATCAAATTGCTGAAGAG AGCTCCACAAGTGAAGACGGGAAAAAAGAGACTGCTGAAGCAGCTGCAGTGAAGAAAATTAAACGAGAAAACTTAAGAAA GAGAAGCACATCAGTTGATCGAagctcttcttcttcttcatcatCTTCTTCAGAGAGTGAAGAGGAACgtaagaagaagaaaaagaaatatcgGAAACGAAAATCTCg TTCTCCAAAAAGAAAACATACTAAGTCGAAAAAATCTCGCAAATCACGTGAACGAAGTGTTAGCAGCGATAGAAGTGCTTCACGTAGAACGAaagaaag GTCCTCTCCAGAAGCAGAAAGGTTAgagaaagataaaaaaaggaattctGATGCAGAAAATTCTGATTCAAAAGATAATGACTCTAAAATGCA tAGACCACCAACTGCAACTGAGTCAAGACTTCTAAAACTTGCTGAAACAAAAATCGTGAAAGAAAAATCACGATCACGAAGCAAACGCAAATCACGATCACGAGACAGGAGGTCACGGTCACGAGACAGGAGGTCACGGTCACGAGACAGGAGGTCACGGTCACGTGACAAGAAGAAGCGCTCACGATCACGTGATAGAACGCATAAATCACGAGATCGCAGGAATGTATCACGTGAAAGAAGATCACGTTCACGTGACCGCAGACGGTCTAGAGATGGAAAGAGACGATCACGGTCACGTGATAGAAGAAATTCTCGATCACGTGACAGAAGGCGTTCACGCTCACGAGAAAGAAGAAGATCACGATCACGTGATAGAAGCAGAAGGCGTAGATCACAATCACGTGATAGGCGACCAAG ATCACGATCACGTGATAGGAGAAGAAGAAGATCACGTTCACGAAGATCAAG gtCCTCGTCAAGCTCGCCGTACAGATTTGGATTCGATAAAGCGATGGACTCTCAAGAGAGATTAGCTCGGAGGTTGGAAAGAGCGAAAGAGCTCACAAGGATCAAACAAGAAGAGGAAGCAAAAAAGAGATCAGAAACTGGCCTTGTCGGACTCAAAGATACAGAATTAAGAG ctGCTATTGAAAAAGCTGCTCAAGCTATCATGACAACAAGTCCGAAAGATCCTGGATCAGTTGCTGTTCAG CCGTCTCCACAAATGCTGGCGTTGAAAGCACAAGCTGAAAAAGCAACTGGTATTACAATACCATCGTATTATAATCCAAATGTCATCAATCCATTATCGTATGCAACACAAGAAGCAAAGAGAAAGAAGCTCTGGTCAAAAGCAGAGGTTATTAGCCTTTCTATGTTCATACATGTTGTCcaaa ttcgaaattag
- the LOC100177143 gene encoding arginine/serine-rich coiled-coil protein 2 isoform X3, with amino-acid sequence MSESEENATAIQERMKDGASNGNQIAEESSTSEDGKKETAEAAAVKKIKRENLRKRSTSVDRSSSSSSSSSSESEEERKKKKKKYRKRKSRSPKRKHTKSKKSRKSRERSVSSDRSASRRTKERSSPEAERLEKDKKRNSDAENSDSKDNDSKMHRPPTATESRLLKLAETKIVKEKSRSRSKRKSRSRDRRSRSRDKKKRSRSRDRTHKSRDRRNVSRERRSRSRDRRRSRDGKRRSRSRDRRNSRSRDRRRSRSRERRRSRSRDRSRRRRSQSRDRRPRSRSRDRRRRRSRSRRSRSSSSSPYRFGFDKAMDSQERLARRLERAKELTRIKQEEEAKKRSETGLVGLKDTELRAAIEKAAQAIMTTSPKDPGSVAVQPSPQMLALKAQAEKATGITIPSYYNPNVINPLSYATQEAKRKKLWSKAEDNTTSQATTTATTSTSSSSGSVWSKMTLGDNKTDEKFAKLMGIKSNAKGVGTEVDADGVMKKQQELMSNLDMQYQQARITTHTQRGVGLGFSSAYVNPNAVATQQAADNTAQPPPAT; translated from the exons ATGTCGGAAAGTGAAGAAAATGCAACTGCTATCCAAGAAAGG ATGAAAGATGGGGCTTCTAATGGCAATCAAATTGCTGAAGAG AGCTCCACAAGTGAAGACGGGAAAAAAGAGACTGCTGAAGCAGCTGCAGTGAAGAAAATTAAACGAGAAAACTTAAGAAA GAGAAGCACATCAGTTGATCGAagctcttcttcttcttcatcatCTTCTTCAGAGAGTGAAGAGGAACgtaagaagaagaaaaagaaatatcgGAAACGAAAATCTCg TTCTCCAAAAAGAAAACATACTAAGTCGAAAAAATCTCGCAAATCACGTGAACGAAGTGTTAGCAGCGATAGAAGTGCTTCACGTAGAACGAaagaaag GTCCTCTCCAGAAGCAGAAAGGTTAgagaaagataaaaaaaggaattctGATGCAGAAAATTCTGATTCAAAAGATAATGACTCTAAAATGCA tAGACCACCAACTGCAACTGAGTCAAGACTTCTAAAACTTGCTGAAACAAAAATCGTGAAAGAAAAATCACGATCACGAAGCAAACGCAAATCACGATCACGAGACAGGAG GTCACGGTCACGTGACAAGAAGAAGCGCTCACGATCACGTGATAGAACGCATAAATCACGAGATCGCAGGAATGTATCACGTGAAAGAAGATCACGTTCACGTGACCGCAGACGGTCTAGAGATGGAAAGAGACGATCACGGTCACGTGATAGAAGAAATTCTCGATCACGTGACAGAAGGCGTTCACGCTCACGAGAAAGAAGAAGATCACGATCACGTGATAGAAGCAGAAGGCGTAGATCACAATCACGTGATAGGCGACCAAG ATCACGATCACGTGATAGGAGAAGAAGAAGATCACGTTCACGAAGATCAAG gtCCTCGTCAAGCTCGCCGTACAGATTTGGATTCGATAAAGCGATGGACTCTCAAGAGAGATTAGCTCGGAGGTTGGAAAGAGCGAAAGAGCTCACAAGGATCAAACAAGAAGAGGAAGCAAAAAAGAGATCAGAAACTGGCCTTGTCGGACTCAAAGATACAGAATTAAGAG ctGCTATTGAAAAAGCTGCTCAAGCTATCATGACAACAAGTCCGAAAGATCCTGGATCAGTTGCTGTTCAG CCGTCTCCACAAATGCTGGCGTTGAAAGCACAAGCTGAAAAAGCAACTGGTATTACAATACCATCGTATTATAATCCAAATGTCATCAATCCATTATCGTATGCAACACAAGAAGCAAAGAGAAAGAAGCTCTGGTCAAAAGCAGAG gatAACACCACATCGCAAGCTACTACAACTGCTACTACAAGTACTAGTTCCAGCTCTGGGTCCGTCTGGAGTAAAATGACGTTAGGTGACAACAAAACTGAtgaaaaatttgcaaaattaaTGGGCATAAAATCTAATGCaaag GGTGTTGGGACAGAGGTTGATGCTGATGGCGTCATGAAGAAACAGCAAGAGCTAATGTCAAATCTAGACATGCAGTATCAACAAGCAAGGATAACTACACACACTCAG AGGGGTGTAGGATTAGGTTTTTCCTCTGCATATGTGAACCCAAATGCAGTAGCAACCCAACAAGCTGCAGACAATACAGCACAGCCCCCACCTGCCACATGA
- the LOC100177143 gene encoding arginine/serine-rich coiled-coil protein 2 isoform X5 — MSESEENATAIQERMKDGASNGNQIAEESSTSEDGKKETAEAAAVKKIKRENLRKRSTSVDRSSSSSSSSSSESEEERKKKKKKYRKRKSRSPKRKHTKSKKSRKSRERSVSSDRSASRRTKERSSPEAERLEKDKKRNSDAENSDSKDNDSKMQPPTATESRLLKLAETKIVKEKSRSRSKRKSRSRDRRSRSRDKKKRSRSRDRTHKSRDRRNVSRERRSRSRDRRRSRDGKRRSRSRDRRNSRSRDRRRSRSRERRRSRSRDRSRRRRSQSRDRRPRSRSRDRRRRRSRSRRSRSSSSSPYRFGFDKAMDSQERLARRLERAKELTRIKQEEEAKKRSETGLVGLKDTELRAAIEKAAQAIMTTSPKDPGSVAVQPSPQMLALKAQAEKATGITIPSYYNPNVINPLSYATQEAKRKKLWSKAEDNTTSQATTTATTSTSSSSGSVWSKMTLGDNKTDEKFAKLMGIKSNAKGVGTEVDADGVMKKQQELMSNLDMQYQQARITTHTQRGVGLGFSSAYVNPNAVATQQAADNTAQPPPAT; from the exons ATGTCGGAAAGTGAAGAAAATGCAACTGCTATCCAAGAAAGG ATGAAAGATGGGGCTTCTAATGGCAATCAAATTGCTGAAGAG AGCTCCACAAGTGAAGACGGGAAAAAAGAGACTGCTGAAGCAGCTGCAGTGAAGAAAATTAAACGAGAAAACTTAAGAAA GAGAAGCACATCAGTTGATCGAagctcttcttcttcttcatcatCTTCTTCAGAGAGTGAAGAGGAACgtaagaagaagaaaaagaaatatcgGAAACGAAAATCTCg TTCTCCAAAAAGAAAACATACTAAGTCGAAAAAATCTCGCAAATCACGTGAACGAAGTGTTAGCAGCGATAGAAGTGCTTCACGTAGAACGAaagaaag GTCCTCTCCAGAAGCAGAAAGGTTAgagaaagataaaaaaaggaattctGATGCAGAAAATTCTGATTCAAAAGATAATGACTCTAAAATGCA ACCACCAACTGCAACTGAGTCAAGACTTCTAAAACTTGCTGAAACAAAAATCGTGAAAGAAAAATCACGATCACGAAGCAAACGCAAATCACGATCACGAGACAGGAG GTCACGGTCACGTGACAAGAAGAAGCGCTCACGATCACGTGATAGAACGCATAAATCACGAGATCGCAGGAATGTATCACGTGAAAGAAGATCACGTTCACGTGACCGCAGACGGTCTAGAGATGGAAAGAGACGATCACGGTCACGTGATAGAAGAAATTCTCGATCACGTGACAGAAGGCGTTCACGCTCACGAGAAAGAAGAAGATCACGATCACGTGATAGAAGCAGAAGGCGTAGATCACAATCACGTGATAGGCGACCAAG ATCACGATCACGTGATAGGAGAAGAAGAAGATCACGTTCACGAAGATCAAG gtCCTCGTCAAGCTCGCCGTACAGATTTGGATTCGATAAAGCGATGGACTCTCAAGAGAGATTAGCTCGGAGGTTGGAAAGAGCGAAAGAGCTCACAAGGATCAAACAAGAAGAGGAAGCAAAAAAGAGATCAGAAACTGGCCTTGTCGGACTCAAAGATACAGAATTAAGAG ctGCTATTGAAAAAGCTGCTCAAGCTATCATGACAACAAGTCCGAAAGATCCTGGATCAGTTGCTGTTCAG CCGTCTCCACAAATGCTGGCGTTGAAAGCACAAGCTGAAAAAGCAACTGGTATTACAATACCATCGTATTATAATCCAAATGTCATCAATCCATTATCGTATGCAACACAAGAAGCAAAGAGAAAGAAGCTCTGGTCAAAAGCAGAG gatAACACCACATCGCAAGCTACTACAACTGCTACTACAAGTACTAGTTCCAGCTCTGGGTCCGTCTGGAGTAAAATGACGTTAGGTGACAACAAAACTGAtgaaaaatttgcaaaattaaTGGGCATAAAATCTAATGCaaag GGTGTTGGGACAGAGGTTGATGCTGATGGCGTCATGAAGAAACAGCAAGAGCTAATGTCAAATCTAGACATGCAGTATCAACAAGCAAGGATAACTACACACACTCAG AGGGGTGTAGGATTAGGTTTTTCCTCTGCATATGTGAACCCAAATGCAGTAGCAACCCAACAAGCTGCAGACAATACAGCACAGCCCCCACCTGCCACATGA
- the LOC100177143 gene encoding arginine/serine-rich coiled-coil protein 2 isoform X1, whose translation MSESEENATAIQERMKDGASNGNQIAEESSTSEDGKKETAEAAAVKKIKRENLRKRSTSVDRSSSSSSSSSSESEEERKKKKKKYRKRKSRSPKRKHTKSKKSRKSRERSVSSDRSASRRTKERSSPEAERLEKDKKRNSDAENSDSKDNDSKMHRPPTATESRLLKLAETKIVKEKSRSRSKRKSRSRDRRSRSRDRRSRSRDRRSRSRDKKKRSRSRDRTHKSRDRRNVSRERRSRSRDRRRSRDGKRRSRSRDRRNSRSRDRRRSRSRERRRSRSRDRSRRRRSQSRDRRPRSRSRDRRRRRSRSRRSRSSSSSPYRFGFDKAMDSQERLARRLERAKELTRIKQEEEAKKRSETGLVGLKDTELRAAIEKAAQAIMTTSPKDPGSVAVQPSPQMLALKAQAEKATGITIPSYYNPNVINPLSYATQEAKRKKLWSKAEDNTTSQATTTATTSTSSSSGSVWSKMTLGDNKTDEKFAKLMGIKSNAKGVGTEVDADGVMKKQQELMSNLDMQYQQARITTHTQRGVGLGFSSAYVNPNAVATQQAADNTAQPPPAT comes from the exons ATGTCGGAAAGTGAAGAAAATGCAACTGCTATCCAAGAAAGG ATGAAAGATGGGGCTTCTAATGGCAATCAAATTGCTGAAGAG AGCTCCACAAGTGAAGACGGGAAAAAAGAGACTGCTGAAGCAGCTGCAGTGAAGAAAATTAAACGAGAAAACTTAAGAAA GAGAAGCACATCAGTTGATCGAagctcttcttcttcttcatcatCTTCTTCAGAGAGTGAAGAGGAACgtaagaagaagaaaaagaaatatcgGAAACGAAAATCTCg TTCTCCAAAAAGAAAACATACTAAGTCGAAAAAATCTCGCAAATCACGTGAACGAAGTGTTAGCAGCGATAGAAGTGCTTCACGTAGAACGAaagaaag GTCCTCTCCAGAAGCAGAAAGGTTAgagaaagataaaaaaaggaattctGATGCAGAAAATTCTGATTCAAAAGATAATGACTCTAAAATGCA tAGACCACCAACTGCAACTGAGTCAAGACTTCTAAAACTTGCTGAAACAAAAATCGTGAAAGAAAAATCACGATCACGAAGCAAACGCAAATCACGATCACGAGACAGGAGGTCACGGTCACGAGACAGGAGGTCACGGTCACGAGACAGGAGGTCACGGTCACGTGACAAGAAGAAGCGCTCACGATCACGTGATAGAACGCATAAATCACGAGATCGCAGGAATGTATCACGTGAAAGAAGATCACGTTCACGTGACCGCAGACGGTCTAGAGATGGAAAGAGACGATCACGGTCACGTGATAGAAGAAATTCTCGATCACGTGACAGAAGGCGTTCACGCTCACGAGAAAGAAGAAGATCACGATCACGTGATAGAAGCAGAAGGCGTAGATCACAATCACGTGATAGGCGACCAAG ATCACGATCACGTGATAGGAGAAGAAGAAGATCACGTTCACGAAGATCAAG gtCCTCGTCAAGCTCGCCGTACAGATTTGGATTCGATAAAGCGATGGACTCTCAAGAGAGATTAGCTCGGAGGTTGGAAAGAGCGAAAGAGCTCACAAGGATCAAACAAGAAGAGGAAGCAAAAAAGAGATCAGAAACTGGCCTTGTCGGACTCAAAGATACAGAATTAAGAG ctGCTATTGAAAAAGCTGCTCAAGCTATCATGACAACAAGTCCGAAAGATCCTGGATCAGTTGCTGTTCAG CCGTCTCCACAAATGCTGGCGTTGAAAGCACAAGCTGAAAAAGCAACTGGTATTACAATACCATCGTATTATAATCCAAATGTCATCAATCCATTATCGTATGCAACACAAGAAGCAAAGAGAAAGAAGCTCTGGTCAAAAGCAGAG gatAACACCACATCGCAAGCTACTACAACTGCTACTACAAGTACTAGTTCCAGCTCTGGGTCCGTCTGGAGTAAAATGACGTTAGGTGACAACAAAACTGAtgaaaaatttgcaaaattaaTGGGCATAAAATCTAATGCaaag GGTGTTGGGACAGAGGTTGATGCTGATGGCGTCATGAAGAAACAGCAAGAGCTAATGTCAAATCTAGACATGCAGTATCAACAAGCAAGGATAACTACACACACTCAG AGGGGTGTAGGATTAGGTTTTTCCTCTGCATATGTGAACCCAAATGCAGTAGCAACCCAACAAGCTGCAGACAATACAGCACAGCCCCCACCTGCCACATGA
- the sepw1 gene encoding selenoprotein W, 1 yields the protein MPNKVKIHVVYCGGUGYRPRYERLKDDLSKDYDQNEVEFSSEGTPEVTGYLEVLVNGTLVHSKKNGDGYIDSEAKLKKICNAIDKCLQ from the coding sequence ATGCCCAACAAAGTGAAAATACATGTAGTTTATTGTGGTGGATGAGGGTATCGCCCACGCTACGAACGACTAAAAGATGATTTATCCAAAGACTATGACCAAAATGAAGTCGAATTTTCTTCCGAAGGCACCCCAGAAGTAACAGGCTACTTGGAAGTCTTGGTTAACGGAACACTGGTTCATTCTAAGAAAAACGGAGATGGCTATATCGATTCGGAAGCAAAACTCAAGAAAATTTGTAACGCCATTGATAAATGTTTacagtaa
- the LOC100177143 gene encoding arginine/serine-rich coiled-coil protein 2 isoform X4 — MKDGASNGNQIAEESSTSEDGKKETAEAAAVKKIKRENLRKRSTSVDRSSSSSSSSSSESEEERKKKKKKYRKRKSRSPKRKHTKSKKSRKSRERSVSSDRSASRRTKERSSPEAERLEKDKKRNSDAENSDSKDNDSKMHRPPTATESRLLKLAETKIVKEKSRSRSKRKSRSRDRRSRSRDRRSRSRDRRSRSRDKKKRSRSRDRTHKSRDRRNVSRERRSRSRDRRRSRDGKRRSRSRDRRNSRSRDRRRSRSRERRRSRSRDRSRRRRSQSRDRRPRSRSRDRRRRRSRSRRSRSSSSSPYRFGFDKAMDSQERLARRLERAKELTRIKQEEEAKKRSETGLVGLKDTELRAAIEKAAQAIMTTSPKDPGSVAVQPSPQMLALKAQAEKATGITIPSYYNPNVINPLSYATQEAKRKKLWSKAEDNTTSQATTTATTSTSSSSGSVWSKMTLGDNKTDEKFAKLMGIKSNAKGVGTEVDADGVMKKQQELMSNLDMQYQQARITTHTQRGVGLGFSSAYVNPNAVATQQAADNTAQPPPAT, encoded by the exons ATGAAAGATGGGGCTTCTAATGGCAATCAAATTGCTGAAGAG AGCTCCACAAGTGAAGACGGGAAAAAAGAGACTGCTGAAGCAGCTGCAGTGAAGAAAATTAAACGAGAAAACTTAAGAAA GAGAAGCACATCAGTTGATCGAagctcttcttcttcttcatcatCTTCTTCAGAGAGTGAAGAGGAACgtaagaagaagaaaaagaaatatcgGAAACGAAAATCTCg TTCTCCAAAAAGAAAACATACTAAGTCGAAAAAATCTCGCAAATCACGTGAACGAAGTGTTAGCAGCGATAGAAGTGCTTCACGTAGAACGAaagaaag GTCCTCTCCAGAAGCAGAAAGGTTAgagaaagataaaaaaaggaattctGATGCAGAAAATTCTGATTCAAAAGATAATGACTCTAAAATGCA tAGACCACCAACTGCAACTGAGTCAAGACTTCTAAAACTTGCTGAAACAAAAATCGTGAAAGAAAAATCACGATCACGAAGCAAACGCAAATCACGATCACGAGACAGGAGGTCACGGTCACGAGACAGGAGGTCACGGTCACGAGACAGGAGGTCACGGTCACGTGACAAGAAGAAGCGCTCACGATCACGTGATAGAACGCATAAATCACGAGATCGCAGGAATGTATCACGTGAAAGAAGATCACGTTCACGTGACCGCAGACGGTCTAGAGATGGAAAGAGACGATCACGGTCACGTGATAGAAGAAATTCTCGATCACGTGACAGAAGGCGTTCACGCTCACGAGAAAGAAGAAGATCACGATCACGTGATAGAAGCAGAAGGCGTAGATCACAATCACGTGATAGGCGACCAAG ATCACGATCACGTGATAGGAGAAGAAGAAGATCACGTTCACGAAGATCAAG gtCCTCGTCAAGCTCGCCGTACAGATTTGGATTCGATAAAGCGATGGACTCTCAAGAGAGATTAGCTCGGAGGTTGGAAAGAGCGAAAGAGCTCACAAGGATCAAACAAGAAGAGGAAGCAAAAAAGAGATCAGAAACTGGCCTTGTCGGACTCAAAGATACAGAATTAAGAG ctGCTATTGAAAAAGCTGCTCAAGCTATCATGACAACAAGTCCGAAAGATCCTGGATCAGTTGCTGTTCAG CCGTCTCCACAAATGCTGGCGTTGAAAGCACAAGCTGAAAAAGCAACTGGTATTACAATACCATCGTATTATAATCCAAATGTCATCAATCCATTATCGTATGCAACACAAGAAGCAAAGAGAAAGAAGCTCTGGTCAAAAGCAGAG gatAACACCACATCGCAAGCTACTACAACTGCTACTACAAGTACTAGTTCCAGCTCTGGGTCCGTCTGGAGTAAAATGACGTTAGGTGACAACAAAACTGAtgaaaaatttgcaaaattaaTGGGCATAAAATCTAATGCaaag GGTGTTGGGACAGAGGTTGATGCTGATGGCGTCATGAAGAAACAGCAAGAGCTAATGTCAAATCTAGACATGCAGTATCAACAAGCAAGGATAACTACACACACTCAG AGGGGTGTAGGATTAGGTTTTTCCTCTGCATATGTGAACCCAAATGCAGTAGCAACCCAACAAGCTGCAGACAATACAGCACAGCCCCCACCTGCCACATGA
- the LOC100177143 gene encoding arginine/serine-rich coiled-coil protein 2 isoform X2: MSESEENATAIQERMKDGASNGNQIAEESSTSEDGKKETAEAAAVKKIKRENLRKRSTSVDRSSSSSSSSSSESEEERKKKKKKYRKRKSRSPKRKHTKSKKSRKSRERSVSSDRSASRRTKERSSPEAERLEKDKKRNSDAENSDSKDNDSKMQPPTATESRLLKLAETKIVKEKSRSRSKRKSRSRDRRSRSRDRRSRSRDRRSRSRDKKKRSRSRDRTHKSRDRRNVSRERRSRSRDRRRSRDGKRRSRSRDRRNSRSRDRRRSRSRERRRSRSRDRSRRRRSQSRDRRPRSRSRDRRRRRSRSRRSRSSSSSPYRFGFDKAMDSQERLARRLERAKELTRIKQEEEAKKRSETGLVGLKDTELRAAIEKAAQAIMTTSPKDPGSVAVQPSPQMLALKAQAEKATGITIPSYYNPNVINPLSYATQEAKRKKLWSKAEDNTTSQATTTATTSTSSSSGSVWSKMTLGDNKTDEKFAKLMGIKSNAKGVGTEVDADGVMKKQQELMSNLDMQYQQARITTHTQRGVGLGFSSAYVNPNAVATQQAADNTAQPPPAT, encoded by the exons ATGTCGGAAAGTGAAGAAAATGCAACTGCTATCCAAGAAAGG ATGAAAGATGGGGCTTCTAATGGCAATCAAATTGCTGAAGAG AGCTCCACAAGTGAAGACGGGAAAAAAGAGACTGCTGAAGCAGCTGCAGTGAAGAAAATTAAACGAGAAAACTTAAGAAA GAGAAGCACATCAGTTGATCGAagctcttcttcttcttcatcatCTTCTTCAGAGAGTGAAGAGGAACgtaagaagaagaaaaagaaatatcgGAAACGAAAATCTCg TTCTCCAAAAAGAAAACATACTAAGTCGAAAAAATCTCGCAAATCACGTGAACGAAGTGTTAGCAGCGATAGAAGTGCTTCACGTAGAACGAaagaaag GTCCTCTCCAGAAGCAGAAAGGTTAgagaaagataaaaaaaggaattctGATGCAGAAAATTCTGATTCAAAAGATAATGACTCTAAAATGCA ACCACCAACTGCAACTGAGTCAAGACTTCTAAAACTTGCTGAAACAAAAATCGTGAAAGAAAAATCACGATCACGAAGCAAACGCAAATCACGATCACGAGACAGGAGGTCACGGTCACGAGACAGGAGGTCACGGTCACGAGACAGGAGGTCACGGTCACGTGACAAGAAGAAGCGCTCACGATCACGTGATAGAACGCATAAATCACGAGATCGCAGGAATGTATCACGTGAAAGAAGATCACGTTCACGTGACCGCAGACGGTCTAGAGATGGAAAGAGACGATCACGGTCACGTGATAGAAGAAATTCTCGATCACGTGACAGAAGGCGTTCACGCTCACGAGAAAGAAGAAGATCACGATCACGTGATAGAAGCAGAAGGCGTAGATCACAATCACGTGATAGGCGACCAAG ATCACGATCACGTGATAGGAGAAGAAGAAGATCACGTTCACGAAGATCAAG gtCCTCGTCAAGCTCGCCGTACAGATTTGGATTCGATAAAGCGATGGACTCTCAAGAGAGATTAGCTCGGAGGTTGGAAAGAGCGAAAGAGCTCACAAGGATCAAACAAGAAGAGGAAGCAAAAAAGAGATCAGAAACTGGCCTTGTCGGACTCAAAGATACAGAATTAAGAG ctGCTATTGAAAAAGCTGCTCAAGCTATCATGACAACAAGTCCGAAAGATCCTGGATCAGTTGCTGTTCAG CCGTCTCCACAAATGCTGGCGTTGAAAGCACAAGCTGAAAAAGCAACTGGTATTACAATACCATCGTATTATAATCCAAATGTCATCAATCCATTATCGTATGCAACACAAGAAGCAAAGAGAAAGAAGCTCTGGTCAAAAGCAGAG gatAACACCACATCGCAAGCTACTACAACTGCTACTACAAGTACTAGTTCCAGCTCTGGGTCCGTCTGGAGTAAAATGACGTTAGGTGACAACAAAACTGAtgaaaaatttgcaaaattaaTGGGCATAAAATCTAATGCaaag GGTGTTGGGACAGAGGTTGATGCTGATGGCGTCATGAAGAAACAGCAAGAGCTAATGTCAAATCTAGACATGCAGTATCAACAAGCAAGGATAACTACACACACTCAG AGGGGTGTAGGATTAGGTTTTTCCTCTGCATATGTGAACCCAAATGCAGTAGCAACCCAACAAGCTGCAGACAATACAGCACAGCCCCCACCTGCCACATGA